Below is a genomic region from Ziziphus jujuba cultivar Dongzao chromosome 7, ASM3175591v1.
GTCATCTCTCTATACTTGCTCGTACTCTTCACGGCTAGTATCATCATAATCCAGACATTTCAATCCCCATGAAGTAAGAACTTTTGGTTTCCAACAGCAAGCTGTGGAGGTAAGACCCAGATTTGGGTAGGCCAGGACATTCCTTGATTGACTGCAAATCCAGGAATACGCAAAGACATTACAAATGCAGCATGCTCAATCTGTAAGTTCAACAAGTGGGTGAAATTCACAGATCGAAATCAATGGCTAGCACCTTTCATGGAACATCTACTGGCCATTGGGGAACATGGTTCCACTCTTTCTATGGCAGTTTGTTCCTCACTTTTGCATAAAAATACATCAATTATCCAAGTTTAGATTTTTCTCACATAGCAAAACTTCACTTTGAACTTGGCCCCAATACAAATTGAAGATTAAAGAGAGACAAAAGATACAAACGAAAGACTGCCACTACATGAGTTGCTCCAATGTCCAAACTAGTAACCACGACCAAGTGCTCTAATCAATCTATGATCTTCAGTAAATTATCTCCAAGAATAGATCAGTGACCAAGGTACAAGAACTAAGCATTTTAACAACTTTGAACCTATGAACGGAAGTACGTTGCTATGAACAATTGAAATTTGAGCCAATTCAATCTAACCATGAGTTCTGCTCCAGCTTAAACCAGATATCAAACAAGTTCAATGTAAGCAGTGATGAACTGTTTGCAACAAAAGAACGTATTTAAACTACAAATACAGAGACATGCATACAAAATTgtacaacaaataaaataaagcttaaTTACGATGTCTCGAGTTCATGTTGAGCAGGGTACAAGATGCAGGAGACTTCAGCCCCCGCTCCCCCCAAAGTATGCAGCAGATTTTCATTTGAATCATATCTACTTTGAACAAATTTCTTCATGGAAATGGTCAtgccaaaatttcaaaaatgtcCAGGAAGAAACATCTAACTTCTTCATACTAAAATTACATATATGGAAAGAAAGGTTTCGTTTATACCATCCCTAGCACATTTTGGAAACAAAAGAAATGCTACCGCAAAAATGCACCTTAATCATGTACCATTCAAGTACATATGCAAAGGAAACAGATGAACGATCTTTAAATAAGTAGTTTCAACAATGCTATAAATGTGATCATGAACAAGATCTTATCTTCATGAAGTACTAAAAACAatcaataaaacaatatatttgaAACTACCTAACCATTTTTAAGAGTACCACTGCATATCTGCAATAAATAAtcccaagaaaacaaaatattccTTACACCCAAATATTGAAATTGTATGTTCTAAAATTcttaatatttaaaactaaaattgcagagcataataaaataaatgtacgAGATCTCACAAAGAAGCTTATTTTTCACCTAGCAGGCATATCTTAGTATTTCTCCCCTCTGTATTTTCATATCTGATCTAATTCCACCAACTATATTGCCCACTGCCTACCAGTTCTTCTTAATCTACATGAGCATCATCTCTctcacctgacaatgtcttacTTGTAAAAGATATTCCTCCTCAAGATGGTTGGTCTTCCATCACACTCTACTCTTACTTTTTATTTCAATTGCCTGCCTCTCAAGGTATTAGCAAAAAAGCCGCATGCATGATGCACACATTTTAACAGGAAAGAATCTCacataaaaagagaaaataaccAATCAAACTCCGATGCGTTCTTAAACTGAAAGTCACGTGCACCGTGCAGCATTTTCAACAAGAAAGAATCACACAGTAATGGTACATAACCAATTAAACTCTACTACATTCTTAGATTGATAGGATGCATGATGTGTGTTTTCTCACGCACCCTTCATGTAGAACAAAAAGAAAGCATTAACCAGTTTAACCACTAGTTTCAATAATTGTTCAAGCGTAATTCCAAAGAGAATCTTCTTTTAATGCAGATACTAAAGATTTTCAATCACTGAATATCTGGAAATATGTTGGCAATCTTCAAGACTAATacgaaatattaaaatatccaaCAACAGAAGAAATTAATTCCTTATCTATCATACACTATTCCCAAATCATTTAtaacattatttaaattattttaaggtaATTCATTAAAAGTACGCTACACGACAGGATCTCTACAGAAAACAACTTATCTTGCATCTATCATGCATGTGTTCGTTTTCCACCATCTGAATTACCACTTCACACCTAATCCTAGCAGATCAAGGCCTCCTAAACCCCCAGCACCCCCACATCTCAAGCTACTAACTACTAACAGATGACTTGTGCATGTTGCATGGATTCTTCCAGTCAGAAAGAAAAACTCAACAGAAGTATGCAACTCACTTAAGTATGACATGtttataaaaacaaatcaaaaatcaGCAGACACACCATTTTCGCTTGAACACATGCACATAAAGAATAGAAAACATGGATACTCACAGATACCAAGATCTTTTTCACTTAACTAACAACTGACAAAGTCCGTTTTTAATAAGAAACTGACAAATTTGTTTCAATATGTAATGGCCTCGAGTATGGTGCATGGACTCTTCTggtgggaaagaaaaatataataagtacGTAGCTCATTAAAGTATCACATGCTTATATAATAGATCAAGAATCAGTGGACCTACCACTTCCGCTTGACCATGTGCATAAAAAGAACAGAAAACATAGATACTTGCATATACCAAGCACTAAATTATTCTCAACCTTTTGCAAACTAAAAATGAATTCAATTATGCTTAACTAACAACTGACTAAATCAATTTTTGGTAAGAAACCGCAACTATTATAAATTGGAAAAGAGGCGCACCAAAAGCATATTCAATTCAACAGAAAAGACAATGTATTAACTAGTATTATAAACCAAAGCCATTATAGATCTTTATTCGTCCAAAAGATAACAGATAAAACTATTTACATTTGCAACTACActactacttcttcttcttcttcttcttttcttattagTAAGAACACTAATAACTATTTGTAACagctaaaaaagataaaatgttTCGACATTCCCCAGGCTCTGCAATAGACAAAGGCAGCAATATGTGATAAATTAACTGTCctttcatcttcaagttctatGGTTTGTTATACCTCCAGTTGATGTCAAAATGCTTAAAGCACTCATTAGTCTTCAAAGCTCCAACATTTTAGACAATGTATCTATCCCTGCatgaaaaataatcaaaatcatcatcttgCCATTTGAAAAGACTAAAACACAAGCCTACGAAAACTGTAAGAGGTTATCAAGCGAGGgtagggaaaaataaataaataaataaaataaaataaaaaagagaaagaaagtaaaaaaggcaattaaaaacttgcaaaacatatttttcattgTTGTAGACTAAAAGCAAACTATGAAAACTAATTGATAACAAAAAGTTTCTCTCATCTAAATAATCACTAAACTACCTTAATAGGAGTATCAGGGACTCTGTAGACATCTGGTGTTATCGAAGACAACCACAAGCCCGGGAAAACATTCTGCAAACCATCAAAACAACATCAATAACCAAGCTATCATAACCCCAAAACAAAGCCAATTACAaccaaatataaaaagaataaataaataaataaaaattaacccaataagattaaaaaataaaaattcacataTATCAAAGCCATTGAATTGAAAAGAAAAGTACATCAAGTTGTTTCTGCACAGCCCTAGCTCTCTTTTTGGGCCTCTTGGTGGGCCTCGACCCGGTCATCTCGATGATATCGTCTTCGATCTCTTGTTTGGAAAGCGAAATCGAGAACttcctattcttcttcttctcagcAGCTCTGGTCTCACCTCCCACCCGTAAGGACCCGGCTAATTCAGGTCGCGCTTGTTGCATTGGGGTCTTGTTCTCCTGCACCGCCGACCCTCCAGTCCTCGGTGGTGGGCTTCCACCGGCGGAGGAGGGCTTCGCCACCGGTTTTCTGGGCCTCAAATTCCACGTTTTGGGCATCTCCTCGTAAACATCATCAAGAACCGGCTTCTGGGTCTGAACACCTACTGTTTCCACAGCCTCATTAGCGAATTTGCTCTTCGGACGCAAACGCAACAAGACCTTGGATTTCAAATCCTCTGCAGCAACCGAATTTATTTTGTCCTCCGAATTCTCGACCAGACATTCGGAAAACGTAATTTTCTTCACAGACTGAGGCCGTTCATTGGATAAACCGTTCATTGGGTTGTCA
It encodes:
- the LOC107424238 gene encoding uncharacterized protein LOC107424238, producing the protein MVFCSVSSDSEVQTFPPTTGTVPKPPMSFTVSAKSHQQPLHNFPLTGLKWPNSNPTTTTTTNTTTSQHQPRLRNELAQKSPLHDSSSEGVEPKLNDNPMNGLSNERPQSVKKITFSECLVENSEDKINSVAAEDLKSKVLLRLRPKSKFANEAVETVGVQTQKPVLDDVYEEMPKTWNLRPRKPVAKPSSAGGSPPPRTGGSAVQENKTPMQQARPELAGSLRVGGETRAAEKKKNRKFSISLSKQEIEDDIIEMTGSRPTKRPKKRARAVQKQLDNVFPGLWLSSITPDVYRVPDTPIKG